A single window of Pseudomonas lijiangensis DNA harbors:
- a CDS encoding membrane-targeted effector domain-containing toxin yields the protein METLPPPHGFPNDTLPAATAALKRLSELSIDLLTDLKGLPAVDDALLDADASRQEHKTVRLLQRINDYWDAPSAPDGTRYEKFLTGMQQALRDELSIRIHERDLGTQHLACLPTSRRRSDSTSAAPARNFALHVQLQENERAEVAGALVMSQDQGPALLVLPGIGVAGFTSLEEMCKTLAGWLNDPTLKDALLNCTEQRYQDVLTAIDNDPDLHLDPFTAADLLLTPIVGAPYTYAMERLLDKQHEDVRYACTQTKGDDRKTRKTRIQNAIAMRGLFGPGAMLELRELASLERRYRRSLPDWIKMASQEDRNAYAERLRQYDQARNVTISALNAAASPEQFARAQLRTRLANDLGYELDPSALLVSTQRTLPVTGEPYTVPRSLADLALYGLHPGDRTAGSEFLEHTTFSLEGEPLAKDYASLTPAYLAKVIEKLDLRLTFAAFQQTENRKEHNQQLMELLTRRQISALAYAAKMQGHIQPGDVTTVEAVTNPQQATTNSRLLVQQVKMNSLILSKLLVIRQETASGQLERLIMVALDIPQPQCFWAFDNETQLRNELVSWSASAPLCDYLLKQIEVTSRSILAEKLAALKLKPYPSADFLQLVSLSGFDRALNILAEQHARVAMSEQEHHTPAWYRNASPAQRQELLALEDAANGARKNYDDKPHTQMQPFKDYVHERASQQIGKLLGVPAGSVDPDLIVIRSERETITYTDMLLNGYDDSIGIIRSTADTEASFSGPKGVNLSALSPQKVAESVRSQWLADEYIALVKRTLLNAASQGYEYRRNTSLLITQLQMKAAALRSLLKGHINATQYQWLRDSIDHAHLSGAPIRAQYPLYPLQIHIDKPFIASRLEGINQLVIPDTNLTHVETVQGCIAVLPMSIRQAALLYTPQAPDGIEFRLFGSFTDSLGTPGMIDYYKDRCRLQSRKTLSFFLNDMRKGNANKAPFLPRESIADFADTCFNRPILRKLRDVEETTTGRNDMLTSLIWVSVEVIATIITLPFPPASFVVGALLSLHDTVRALQSLRDGDSETASAYILTAMLNSFGAAGDLHSGLKGFGSVVRQAGPPPPPDSALRPLQRTASLPRYEDLYPVNLNNETFLVGKPDSNGYFPVMRNVSSYPTEVGSTGQFIKPGAGGTWQPSGSTLDIATPSHAGVHHGFEVHVSLNKVPRIGDGHAKGVCIVNGKHYIELSGKSFEVQYDAQIRSWQIIDPHNPFAFFGKQPVRLDEQGKWRLADRQQLRGGGRDSPQNYRPLPEDEIASPGTILGDYELPESMRPHMDLIISGEGYDPSGLGLMPYFETYFVDMRRKLTALREKLYRDANAFFASPTLPPRPSLPALKPEASIDTLFESLLAQNNGLVLSETPRSVASKRLLIQNMPLLAKERVEILYIEHLFTDKHLPKLARYRQLGKKTRSGSHEIKEHLEYINDKALNNQTTEYDYYHLIKMAHRHGIEVRPFSSSISYPLIRHPVSAAVDDAVAGQKMSNFFGHKVISSDVAADPSRRWIALLDEKLATTHGQVPGIAELEGVPSVHIQEVASGSHTRIRSTAGTASADDAARSDFTIEFANPLIISQAKKPPESTLLDMALFKELGNRQGRENVQIWAGEYGFRWNETEGWLRIEPEQWTPNSPPSAIQQSLADATYELPVENRATLYQLANFEHKGLDQHYFFMVPELGEVRNKFFKVRSKLQADARNIATLELPARPKLPNVDPQTPLPDFLQTLYHHTDGLVIGESHSAVASKKLIIDNLPLLSQRKVKTLYMEHLLTDVHQADLDRFFETGQMNKTLLHDLKILDRVHHTDPNGIYNFEQLVIKAQQNGVEIRAIDCSASYYLKGLLREAPTSRQQMMNYFAHITIRKHQEVMGKHKWIALVGNTHANTYQKIIPGIAELEAGIGLRVTDAPPGQSRGVTIDPGDSIRRGLSTETVPIKSDYLVEMEIPGATRAISLRPEQPLPIEERLFRPGMFMIEQSEGGLQNIVHRSRDTFIYRTRVQTNAEGKIYIDRPAWTNVHMKPYNNMFALVAALEEFHMTYVS from the coding sequence ATGGAAACATTACCCCCTCCACACGGGTTCCCCAACGATACCTTGCCGGCAGCTACGGCCGCCCTCAAAAGACTCTCGGAACTGAGCATCGACCTGCTCACCGATCTCAAGGGGCTGCCGGCAGTCGATGACGCCCTGCTGGATGCAGACGCCTCACGGCAAGAGCATAAAACCGTCCGCCTGCTGCAGCGCATCAATGATTACTGGGATGCGCCCAGTGCGCCCGATGGAACCCGCTACGAGAAATTTTTGACCGGCATGCAGCAAGCCCTGCGAGACGAACTGAGCATCAGGATTCACGAGCGCGATCTCGGTACACAGCATCTTGCATGCCTGCCCACATCGCGCCGTCGGTCGGACAGCACCAGCGCGGCCCCAGCCAGAAACTTTGCCCTGCATGTGCAACTTCAGGAAAACGAACGGGCAGAAGTGGCTGGCGCCCTGGTGATGTCCCAGGACCAGGGCCCTGCCCTGCTGGTCCTGCCCGGCATCGGAGTCGCGGGCTTCACCAGCCTGGAAGAAATGTGCAAAACCCTCGCCGGCTGGCTCAATGACCCGACGTTGAAAGATGCACTGCTCAATTGCACCGAACAGCGCTACCAGGACGTTCTGACAGCCATCGACAACGATCCGGATCTGCATCTCGACCCCTTCACCGCCGCCGATCTGCTGCTCACGCCCATCGTCGGTGCGCCTTACACCTACGCCATGGAAAGGCTGCTGGATAAACAGCACGAAGATGTCCGCTACGCCTGCACACAGACAAAGGGCGATGACCGGAAAACACGCAAGACACGGATTCAGAATGCCATTGCCATGCGCGGCCTGTTCGGACCGGGCGCCATGCTGGAGCTGCGCGAGCTGGCCTCTCTGGAAAGACGCTATCGCCGCAGCCTGCCGGACTGGATCAAGATGGCCAGCCAGGAAGATCGCAACGCCTATGCCGAGCGCCTGCGACAGTACGATCAGGCCCGCAACGTCACGATCAGCGCCCTGAATGCGGCCGCCTCCCCGGAGCAGTTTGCCAGGGCACAACTGCGCACGAGACTGGCCAACGACCTGGGTTACGAACTGGATCCGAGCGCGCTCCTTGTAAGCACTCAGCGCACCCTTCCCGTGACAGGCGAACCCTACACGGTGCCCCGCTCACTGGCAGACCTGGCGCTCTACGGTCTGCACCCCGGTGACCGAACCGCAGGCTCGGAATTTCTGGAGCATACGACCTTCAGCCTTGAAGGCGAACCGCTGGCAAAAGATTACGCCTCCTTGACTCCGGCTTATCTGGCAAAGGTCATCGAAAAACTCGATCTGCGACTGACTTTCGCCGCCTTTCAGCAGACCGAGAACCGCAAGGAACACAACCAGCAACTCATGGAGCTTCTGACCCGCCGTCAGATAAGCGCCCTGGCGTACGCGGCGAAAATGCAGGGCCACATCCAGCCTGGAGACGTCACAACCGTCGAAGCCGTGACGAACCCGCAACAGGCAACAACGAACTCACGGCTGCTGGTCCAGCAGGTCAAGATGAACAGCCTGATACTGAGCAAGCTGCTGGTGATTCGCCAGGAAACGGCAAGCGGCCAGCTGGAGCGCCTGATCATGGTCGCGCTCGACATTCCTCAGCCTCAGTGCTTCTGGGCTTTTGACAATGAAACCCAACTGCGCAACGAGCTGGTTTCCTGGAGCGCCTCGGCCCCGTTGTGCGACTACCTGCTCAAACAGATCGAAGTGACGAGTCGCAGCATACTTGCAGAGAAACTGGCGGCGCTGAAACTCAAACCCTACCCTTCGGCGGACTTTCTCCAACTGGTCAGCCTGTCGGGCTTTGACAGGGCTCTGAACATCCTGGCCGAACAGCATGCTCGCGTGGCGATGTCCGAACAGGAACACCACACACCTGCCTGGTACCGAAATGCCAGCCCCGCCCAGCGCCAGGAGCTTTTAGCCCTGGAAGACGCCGCCAACGGCGCACGCAAGAATTACGACGACAAACCCCATACCCAGATGCAGCCGTTCAAGGACTATGTACACGAACGGGCCAGCCAGCAGATCGGCAAGCTGCTCGGCGTACCGGCTGGCAGCGTGGACCCCGACCTGATCGTGATCCGCAGTGAGCGCGAAACCATCACCTACACCGACATGCTGCTCAATGGCTATGACGACAGCATAGGCATCATCCGCAGCACCGCCGATACCGAGGCCAGTTTCAGCGGTCCGAAAGGCGTGAACCTCAGTGCGCTGTCGCCGCAGAAAGTCGCCGAGTCGGTACGCAGTCAATGGCTGGCCGACGAATATATCGCTCTCGTGAAGCGCACTCTGCTCAATGCGGCCTCACAAGGCTATGAATACCGCCGCAATACCAGCCTGCTGATAACCCAGCTACAGATGAAAGCCGCGGCCTTGCGCAGCCTGCTCAAGGGCCATATCAACGCAACGCAGTATCAATGGCTGCGGGACTCCATCGATCACGCCCACCTGAGCGGAGCCCCGATACGCGCGCAATATCCGCTGTATCCCTTGCAGATCCATATAGACAAACCCTTTATCGCCTCGAGACTGGAAGGTATCAATCAACTGGTCATCCCCGACACCAACCTGACTCACGTCGAAACCGTACAAGGCTGTATAGCCGTTCTTCCAATGTCCATCAGGCAGGCAGCGCTGCTTTACACGCCACAGGCACCGGACGGCATCGAGTTCCGTCTGTTCGGCAGCTTCACCGATTCCCTGGGCACGCCGGGCATGATCGATTACTACAAGGACCGCTGCCGCCTGCAATCACGCAAGACCCTGTCGTTCTTTCTCAACGATATGCGCAAGGGCAACGCCAACAAGGCACCCTTTTTGCCCAGAGAATCCATTGCCGACTTCGCGGATACCTGCTTCAACCGTCCGATCCTGCGCAAACTGAGAGATGTGGAAGAAACCACCACCGGGCGCAATGACATGCTGACCAGTCTGATCTGGGTCAGCGTCGAAGTGATAGCCACCATTATCACCCTGCCATTTCCGCCTGCCAGCTTTGTCGTGGGTGCCTTGCTGTCGCTGCATGACACCGTACGCGCGCTCCAGTCATTGCGTGACGGCGACAGCGAAACCGCCAGCGCCTACATACTGACCGCCATGCTCAACAGCTTCGGAGCGGCAGGCGATCTGCATTCAGGCCTGAAGGGTTTCGGCAGCGTGGTTCGTCAGGCAGGCCCACCACCGCCTCCCGACTCGGCACTGCGCCCGTTACAAAGGACAGCTTCGTTACCTCGTTACGAAGACCTGTATCCCGTGAACCTGAACAATGAAACTTTTCTGGTCGGCAAACCGGACAGCAACGGCTACTTCCCGGTCATGCGCAATGTCAGCAGCTACCCGACCGAAGTCGGCAGCACCGGGCAATTCATCAAACCCGGAGCTGGCGGGACATGGCAGCCCTCGGGCTCGACGCTCGACATTGCAACACCGTCCCATGCGGGGGTGCACCACGGGTTTGAAGTCCATGTTTCACTGAACAAAGTCCCACGTATCGGCGATGGTCACGCCAAGGGCGTCTGCATCGTCAATGGCAAACACTACATCGAACTCTCCGGCAAAAGCTTCGAGGTGCAATACGACGCGCAGATCCGCAGCTGGCAGATCATCGATCCTCACAACCCGTTCGCCTTCTTCGGCAAACAACCCGTTCGTCTGGACGAGCAGGGCAAATGGCGACTCGCCGACCGCCAGCAGTTACGTGGCGGCGGACGTGACAGCCCACAGAACTACCGACCATTACCCGAGGACGAGATTGCAAGCCCCGGCACGATTCTGGGCGATTACGAGCTACCAGAGTCGATGCGGCCTCATATGGACCTTATTATCAGCGGGGAAGGCTACGATCCGAGCGGTCTGGGCCTGATGCCATACTTCGAAACCTACTTCGTGGACATGCGCCGGAAACTCACCGCTCTCCGAGAAAAGCTTTACCGCGATGCCAATGCCTTTTTTGCTTCCCCAACCCTGCCACCACGTCCCTCATTGCCTGCCCTGAAACCCGAGGCAAGCATCGACACGCTGTTCGAGAGCCTGCTTGCACAGAACAACGGCCTGGTCCTGAGCGAAACGCCCAGATCGGTCGCCAGCAAGCGACTGCTGATCCAGAACATGCCGTTGCTGGCCAAGGAGCGGGTGGAGATTCTGTATATCGAACATCTGTTCACTGACAAGCATCTGCCAAAACTTGCCCGCTATCGCCAACTGGGCAAAAAGACCCGCTCCGGCTCTCATGAAATCAAGGAGCATCTCGAATATATCAACGACAAGGCCCTGAACAACCAGACGACCGAGTACGATTATTACCACCTGATCAAGATGGCCCACAGGCATGGCATCGAAGTCCGCCCGTTCAGCTCTTCGATCAGCTACCCGCTCATCAGGCACCCCGTTTCGGCCGCCGTTGACGATGCGGTCGCTGGCCAGAAAATGAGCAATTTCTTTGGCCATAAAGTCATCAGCAGTGATGTGGCGGCCGACCCCTCCAGGCGCTGGATCGCCCTGCTGGATGAAAAGCTGGCGACGACCCATGGCCAGGTTCCCGGCATTGCCGAGCTTGAAGGCGTGCCCAGCGTTCATATCCAGGAAGTTGCGAGCGGCAGCCATACGAGGATCAGAAGCACTGCAGGCACGGCCTCAGCCGACGACGCAGCCCGCAGCGACTTCACCATAGAGTTCGCCAACCCGTTGATCATCAGCCAGGCAAAAAAACCACCCGAAAGCACTTTGCTGGACATGGCCCTGTTCAAGGAGCTGGGCAACAGGCAAGGACGGGAGAATGTACAAATCTGGGCCGGCGAATACGGATTTCGCTGGAACGAGACCGAAGGCTGGTTGCGCATAGAACCCGAGCAATGGACGCCCAACAGCCCGCCGAGCGCCATCCAGCAGTCGCTGGCAGACGCTACTTACGAACTTCCGGTGGAGAACAGAGCCACTCTGTACCAGTTGGCAAACTTCGAACACAAGGGGCTGGACCAGCACTACTTCTTCATGGTCCCTGAACTGGGCGAGGTAAGGAACAAGTTCTTCAAGGTGCGCAGCAAGTTGCAAGCCGATGCCCGCAATATCGCCACCCTCGAACTGCCAGCACGACCGAAACTGCCCAACGTCGATCCGCAAACTCCATTGCCGGACTTTCTGCAGACGCTTTACCACCATACCGACGGGCTGGTGATTGGCGAGTCTCACTCTGCAGTGGCCAGCAAGAAGCTGATTATCGACAACCTGCCACTGTTATCGCAGCGGAAGGTCAAGACGCTGTATATGGAACATCTGCTGACAGACGTGCATCAGGCGGACCTGGACCGGTTTTTCGAAACCGGACAGATGAACAAGACCTTGCTGCATGACCTCAAGATACTCGACAGAGTCCACCATACCGACCCGAACGGGATCTATAACTTCGAGCAGTTAGTGATCAAGGCACAACAGAACGGTGTGGAAATCCGCGCAATCGACTGCTCCGCGAGCTATTACCTCAAGGGTCTCCTCAGAGAAGCCCCCACTTCCCGCCAGCAAATGATGAATTACTTCGCTCACATCACCATTCGCAAACATCAGGAAGTCATGGGCAAGCACAAGTGGATCGCACTGGTGGGCAACACTCACGCCAATACCTACCAGAAAATCATACCGGGCATCGCCGAGCTGGAAGCAGGGATAGGCTTGCGGGTTACCGATGCGCCACCCGGACAATCCAGAGGTGTGACAATCGATCCGGGCGACAGCATAAGGCGCGGCCTGAGCACTGAAACCGTGCCCATCAAAAGCGACTATCTGGTGGAAATGGAAATACCGGGAGCGACCCGGGCCATTTCCCTACGTCCCGAGCAGCCTCTGCCCATCGAGGAACGACTGTTCAGGCCTGGAATGTTCATGATCGAGCAATCGGAAGGCGGCCTGCAAAACATCGTTCACCGCTCACGGGACACATTCATTTACCGCACGCGGGTCCAGACCAATGCCGAAGGCAAGATCTACATAGATCGTCCGGCCTGGACCAACGTCCACATGAAGCCTTACAACAATATGTTTGCACTGGTGGCAGCACTTGAGGAGTTCCACATGACGTATGTGTCCTGA
- a CDS encoding carbamoyltransferase family protein, with amino-acid sequence MALTILGLSGALSHDPSAALYIDGKLIAAAEEERFVRDKHAKNRMPYESAKFCLEQAGIKPSDVDVVAIPFAPISLFGKARWHYAKRYWYAPDRALDALLMGNRRYKRYRNKIVWCLEQLGFDPKKIKIEPVEHHLAHASSAYHCSGFKEKTAIMGIDGKGEYATTFFGYGENGKIHKIKEFFDPDSLGGLYGAITEFLGFEMLDGEFKVMGMAPYGDASKYDFSRLATFENGELIINTELANVIGLRRYKENGKGFYFSPKLIEWLGPKRVGDVADEPYIHYAASMQVLFEKLALQMMDHYLGDILRETGKIAFAGGCALNVKLNQRIIARPEVKELFVQPASGDAGTAVGAAAYVSHARGVPVEKMEHVYLGPAYSNEDVIAACARHPNKPVWRQIENTPERIARIMVEGNPVAWFQGRMEFGPRALGGRSIIGCPSIPGVANRINEQIKFRERWRPFCPSMLDTVAPQMITIDHPAPFMTFTFEVAEEWKTRVPEVVHEDGTSRAQVLKREYNPRYYDMMKALENLTGNGVSLNTSLNRRGEPMICSPTDALNMFFGSDLQYLIMEDILVVKDGVDTYENA; translated from the coding sequence GTGGCATTGACGATTCTTGGCCTGTCCGGCGCCCTTAGCCATGATCCTTCCGCAGCGCTTTATATCGACGGCAAGCTGATTGCGGCGGCTGAAGAAGAGCGTTTCGTTCGCGATAAACATGCAAAGAACCGCATGCCCTACGAGTCGGCGAAGTTCTGCCTGGAACAGGCAGGCATCAAGCCTTCGGACGTCGATGTGGTTGCGATTCCATTCGCGCCGATCAGCCTGTTCGGCAAGGCCCGCTGGCACTATGCCAAGCGCTACTGGTACGCACCTGATCGCGCACTCGATGCGCTGTTGATGGGCAACCGCCGCTACAAGCGCTATCGCAACAAGATTGTCTGGTGCCTCGAGCAATTGGGCTTCGATCCGAAAAAGATCAAGATCGAGCCGGTCGAGCACCACCTGGCCCACGCTTCCAGCGCTTACCATTGCTCCGGTTTCAAGGAAAAGACCGCGATCATGGGTATCGACGGCAAGGGTGAGTACGCCACGACCTTCTTCGGCTATGGCGAAAACGGCAAGATCCACAAGATCAAGGAATTCTTCGATCCGGACTCCCTGGGCGGCCTGTATGGCGCGATCACCGAGTTCCTCGGCTTCGAGATGCTCGATGGCGAGTTCAAGGTCATGGGCATGGCGCCGTACGGCGATGCGAGCAAGTACGACTTCTCGCGCCTGGCGACCTTTGAAAACGGCGAACTGATCATCAATACCGAGCTGGCCAACGTCATCGGCCTGCGTCGCTATAAAGAAAACGGCAAGGGCTTCTACTTCTCGCCGAAGCTGATCGAATGGCTGGGTCCGAAACGTGTGGGCGATGTGGCCGATGAGCCTTACATCCACTACGCCGCCAGCATGCAGGTGCTGTTCGAGAAACTGGCGCTGCAGATGATGGATCACTACCTGGGCGACATCCTCAGGGAAACCGGCAAGATCGCCTTCGCCGGTGGCTGTGCGCTGAACGTGAAGCTGAACCAGCGCATCATTGCCCGCCCGGAAGTGAAAGAACTGTTCGTCCAGCCAGCCTCCGGCGACGCCGGTACGGCGGTCGGTGCTGCTGCCTATGTGTCCCACGCCCGTGGCGTGCCGGTCGAGAAGATGGAGCACGTCTACCTCGGCCCGGCCTACAGCAACGAAGACGTGATCGCGGCCTGCGCCCGTCACCCGAACAAGCCGGTCTGGCGCCAGATCGAAAACACCCCTGAGCGCATCGCCAGAATCATGGTCGAAGGCAATCCGGTGGCCTGGTTCCAGGGCCGCATGGAGTTTGGTCCGCGTGCCTTGGGTGGTCGTTCGATCATCGGTTGCCCAAGCATTCCGGGCGTTGCCAACCGTATCAACGAACAGATCAAGTTCCGCGAGCGCTGGAGGCCTTTCTGCCCGTCGATGCTCGACACCGTGGCTCCACAGATGATCACCATCGATCACCCGGCGCCGTTCATGACCTTCACCTTTGAAGTGGCTGAAGAGTGGAAGACCCGCGTGCCGGAAGTCGTTCACGAAGACGGCACGTCCCGTGCCCAGGTGCTCAAGCGCGAATACAACCCGCGCTACTACGACATGATGAAGGCGCTGGAAAACCTGACCGGCAACGGTGTGTCGCTCAACACCTCGCTCAACCGTCGTGGCGAGCCGATGATCTGTTCGCCGACCGACGCGCTGAACATGTTCTTCGGGTCGGATCTGCAGTACCTGATCATGGAAGACATTCTGGTGGTCAAAGACGGCGTGGACACGTACGAGAATGCCTGA
- a CDS encoding glycosyltransferase family A protein gives MPEPLISVVIPAYNYASLLPRAIDSVLSQLADDVELVIVNDGSTDDTRQVLDDYQARHASGLTVVHQANAGAAAARNHGVRLARGRYALMLDADDELLPDALAALRKAVTDNPDVGLVLGGQVSVYPDGRERVRQPTPAQGSAQQLIRRYLLQKKIAISHCCTLLRRDLLLQRPYPQSLRSGEDIPVFAYVLVSAPVALVQQPIARIYKHADSLRHSRADEESVATGLIKEVFAHLPDECRVLLPRYSAQVYLSLFRAAQLAGDYSVARRYYLRALRFSPLQALKWSYVRKALKFGKR, from the coding sequence ATGCCTGAGCCACTGATCAGCGTCGTCATCCCGGCCTACAACTATGCTTCGTTGTTGCCGCGAGCGATTGATTCGGTGCTGTCTCAGTTGGCAGATGATGTTGAGCTGGTGATCGTCAATGATGGTTCCACCGACGACACCCGGCAGGTGCTCGATGACTATCAGGCTCGCCACGCAAGTGGCTTGACCGTGGTGCATCAGGCCAATGCCGGTGCGGCGGCGGCGCGTAACCATGGCGTGCGTCTGGCTCGGGGCCGCTATGCCCTGATGCTGGATGCCGATGACGAGTTGTTGCCTGATGCCCTGGCCGCGTTGCGCAAGGCCGTGACGGATAACCCTGACGTCGGGCTGGTGCTGGGTGGACAGGTTTCTGTCTACCCGGACGGGCGTGAGCGGGTTCGCCAGCCGACGCCGGCCCAAGGCAGTGCGCAGCAGTTGATTCGCCGGTATCTGTTGCAGAAGAAAATCGCGATTTCCCATTGCTGCACTCTGTTGCGGCGTGACCTTCTGCTCCAGCGTCCTTATCCGCAAAGCCTGCGTTCGGGCGAGGATATTCCGGTGTTTGCCTACGTCCTGGTCAGCGCACCTGTTGCGCTGGTGCAGCAGCCGATTGCGCGTATCTACAAGCATGCCGACAGTCTGCGCCATAGCCGGGCCGACGAAGAAAGCGTGGCCACAGGGCTGATCAAGGAAGTATTCGCACACTTGCCGGACGAGTGCCGTGTTCTTCTGCCTCGCTATTCGGCTCAGGTCTATCTTTCGTTGTTCCGTGCCGCTCAACTGGCTGGCGATTACTCCGTAGCGCGTCGCTATTACCTGCGTGCTCTTCGTTTCAGTCCCTTGCAGGCACTGAAGTGGAGTTACGTGCGCAAGGCGCTCAAGTTCGGGAAGCGCTGA
- a CDS encoding glycosyltransferase family protein — protein sequence MRILVLTCTPREPDNRQLWQGLKRFGDVEVRYVDREQHKQLGRVLSGIDFSLYDRVVVDLLFRYLCRQARQLKRISGLLIYEEDACQEFISGSRWQGKFSAFYRTIPNARVIMTGFRVAERFREMGVDAHFLAKGYNSSSLYVSGIERDIELGFIGRLGSDTYRERRDFLQGAVERYQLELMRTAPGDEYREALNRIRVFVSADIGLGEYMAKNFEAMACGCVLLAYRQGQGEEQAIGLEDGVNAMLYGNEREFSEKLALLRSDPALLARVGEQGMLFAQQYLDYFKQSEVVFRHLSQDFPEPEAMSFFDRLMLRLGR from the coding sequence ATGCGCATTCTGGTCCTGACCTGCACGCCGAGAGAGCCCGATAACCGCCAGCTGTGGCAGGGCCTCAAGCGCTTTGGCGATGTGGAAGTGCGCTACGTCGATCGCGAGCAGCACAAGCAGTTGGGCCGTGTCTTGAGCGGGATCGATTTCTCGCTCTATGACCGCGTCGTGGTCGATCTGCTCTTTCGCTATCTGTGCAGGCAGGCTCGTCAGCTCAAGCGTATTTCGGGGCTGCTGATCTACGAGGAAGACGCCTGTCAGGAGTTCATTTCCGGCTCGCGGTGGCAGGGGAAGTTTTCCGCTTTCTATCGCACGATACCCAACGCCAGGGTAATCATGACCGGCTTTCGGGTCGCCGAACGCTTTCGTGAAATGGGCGTCGATGCCCATTTTCTGGCCAAGGGCTATAACTCTTCCTCGTTATACGTCAGTGGCATCGAGCGTGATATCGAACTGGGCTTCATCGGTCGTCTGGGCAGTGATACGTACCGTGAGCGGCGGGATTTCCTGCAAGGTGCTGTTGAGCGCTACCAGCTTGAGCTCATGCGAACTGCGCCCGGCGACGAGTACCGTGAAGCGCTCAATCGCATCCGGGTATTTGTCAGTGCGGATATCGGACTTGGCGAATACATGGCGAAGAACTTCGAGGCCATGGCGTGCGGCTGTGTATTGCTGGCTTACCGCCAGGGGCAGGGCGAAGAGCAGGCGATCGGCCTGGAAGATGGCGTCAATGCCATGCTCTACGGCAATGAACGGGAGTTCTCGGAAAAGCTGGCACTGTTACGCAGTGATCCCGCGTTGCTTGCCCGTGTCGGGGAGCAGGGGATGCTTTTTGCGCAGCAGTATCTTGATTACTTCAAGCAGTCCGAAGTCGTTTTTCGGCACCTTTCGCAGGATTTCCCGGAGCCTGAGGCCATGAGCTTCTTTGACCGGCTGATGCTCAGGCTCGGAAGATAA
- a CDS encoding BUD32 family EKC/KEOPS complex subunit: MQDWLTEGTVLEKDSHGPKVISLASGELLKIFRSRRHPFLVRLNPDAQRFYQQSCRLRERGISTPQVNDVFWVEPSKGISACLYQPLPGTPLDSLYKQSFETFMNLLPELARYILFLHQRGIYFRSLHLGNVLRTPDQGFGLIDFLDTRFKRKPLSKSMVRRNFQHLQNYLRRSKISDFPWDELMRAYDVAANQARA; the protein is encoded by the coding sequence ATGCAAGATTGGCTAACCGAAGGGACCGTTCTGGAAAAAGACAGCCATGGCCCCAAGGTCATCAGCCTTGCCAGCGGTGAGCTATTGAAGATTTTTCGCAGCAGGCGCCATCCGTTTCTGGTTCGTTTGAACCCCGATGCTCAACGTTTTTATCAGCAAAGCTGCCGCCTGCGCGAGCGCGGCATCAGCACGCCGCAGGTCAACGATGTGTTCTGGGTCGAGCCTTCCAAAGGCATCAGCGCGTGCCTGTATCAACCCTTGCCCGGCACGCCTCTGGACTCGCTCTACAAGCAGTCGTTCGAAACGTTCATGAACCTGCTGCCCGAACTTGCCCGCTACATCCTCTTCCTGCATCAACGGGGCATCTATTTCCGCTCGTTGCATCTTGGCAATGTGCTGCGTACGCCCGACCAGGGTTTTGGCCTGATCGACTTCCTCGACACCCGTTTCAAGAGAAAGCCCCTCAGCAAGTCGATGGTAAGACGCAACTTCCAGCATCTGCAGAATTACCTGCGGCGCAGCAAGATTTCCGATTTCCCGTGGGACGAGCTCATGCGTGCTTATGACGTGGCTGCGAATCAGGCAAGGGCCTGA